From Paraburkholderia sabiae, a single genomic window includes:
- the ydfG gene encoding bifunctional NADP-dependent 3-hydroxy acid dehydrogenase/3-hydroxypropionate dehydrogenase YdfG gives MIVFVTGASAGFGAAIARAFVKGGHRVVATARRKDRLQALADELGDNLLPFELDVRDRAAVEAVPTALPADFAAVDVLVNNAGLALGLEPAQRAVLDDWTTMIETNCTGLVQVTRAFLPGMIERNRGHVFNLGSVAASWPYPGGNVYGATKAFVRQFSLNLRADLHGTPIRVTDIEPGLCGGTEFSNVRFRGDDEKAANVYQNVQPLTAEDIADSIYWIATRPAHVNINTIELMPVAQSFAGLNIHRG, from the coding sequence ATGATCGTGTTCGTCACCGGCGCGTCCGCAGGGTTCGGCGCCGCTATCGCCCGGGCTTTCGTCAAAGGCGGCCATCGCGTCGTCGCCACCGCGCGCCGCAAGGATCGTCTGCAGGCGCTCGCCGACGAACTCGGCGACAACCTGCTGCCGTTCGAGCTCGACGTGCGCGACCGCGCCGCCGTCGAAGCCGTCCCCACCGCGCTGCCCGCCGACTTTGCCGCCGTCGACGTGCTCGTCAACAACGCCGGCCTCGCGCTCGGGCTCGAGCCCGCGCAGCGTGCCGTGCTCGATGACTGGACCACGATGATCGAGACCAACTGTACGGGTCTCGTGCAGGTCACGCGCGCGTTTCTGCCGGGCATGATCGAGCGCAATCGCGGGCATGTGTTCAATCTGGGCTCGGTAGCGGCCTCGTGGCCGTATCCGGGCGGCAACGTGTACGGCGCGACCAAGGCGTTCGTGCGCCAGTTCAGTCTGAATCTGCGCGCGGATCTGCACGGCACGCCCATCCGCGTGACGGACATCGAGCCGGGGCTGTGCGGCGGCACCGAGTTTTCGAACGTGCGTTTCCGCGGCGACGACGAGAAGGCTGCGAACGTCTATCAGAACGTCCAGCCGCTCACGGCCGAAGACATCGCCGATTCGATCTACTGGATCGCGACGCGCCCCGCGCACGTCAACATCAATACGATCGAACTGATGCCCGTCGCGCAGTCGTTCGCTGGTCTGAACATTCATCGCGGCTGA
- a CDS encoding DUF3318 domain-containing protein, producing the protein MSQVHSDNAFRSRRPTAKDLSAPHLRALRKELLIVRADVERMELAQATLELRHAVTHFSWLKFIVPGFSAMGGMPWSRRRGGAAGGIGALLKEYPLISSIVSLVLAKPIRNSVLGAAKPALKWGSVGLAAWEAFRIYQQVKRESRKTATSAAATDADMNPP; encoded by the coding sequence ATGAGCCAGGTCCACTCCGATAACGCATTTCGCAGCCGCCGACCGACCGCCAAAGACCTGAGCGCACCGCATCTGCGCGCGCTGCGCAAGGAACTGCTGATCGTGCGTGCGGACGTCGAGCGCATGGAACTCGCGCAGGCAACCCTTGAACTGCGTCACGCCGTCACGCACTTCAGCTGGCTCAAGTTCATCGTGCCGGGCTTCAGCGCGATGGGCGGTATGCCGTGGAGCCGCCGGCGCGGTGGCGCAGCGGGCGGGATCGGTGCGCTGCTGAAGGAATATCCGCTGATCAGCTCGATCGTTTCGCTGGTGCTCGCGAAGCCCATTCGCAACAGCGTGCTGGGCGCGGCAAAGCCTGCCCTCAAGTGGGGCAGCGTCGGCCTTGCCGCGTGGGAAGCGTTCCGCATCTATCAGCAGGTGAAGCGCGAGTCGCGCAAAACGGCTACGTCCGCCGCTGCGACTGACGCCGATATGAACCCGCCCTGA
- a CDS encoding PilW family protein, whose product MTIALALGLIVTAGAVSLYRSQRIAFAQAADAAQIHDAAITALTLIGEQLQMAGFVSADMPRTFAARPALFGCTGGRPVGTDDNPTCETLATHSDGVAVRYVADAVSTWPSTAGLATDCLGQGVAKTDADAPGVPIVNRFYAKTSSSTGEPELYCEGTGGNSSQPLVEGVERVRLRYWLAGASSAMDAAALTPAQWTNVVAVDLCVLVRGTPQVARTSYVDCDGISAVGSDLRVRRAFWRRVAIRNNEGAIT is encoded by the coding sequence ATGACGATAGCGTTGGCGCTTGGACTGATCGTGACAGCGGGCGCGGTCTCGCTGTACCGCTCGCAGCGAATTGCATTTGCGCAGGCGGCCGATGCAGCGCAGATCCACGACGCGGCGATAACCGCGTTGACGCTGATCGGCGAGCAGTTGCAGATGGCAGGATTCGTTTCCGCCGACATGCCGCGCACGTTCGCCGCGCGGCCCGCGCTGTTCGGCTGTACAGGCGGACGGCCGGTTGGCACGGATGACAATCCGACCTGCGAGACGCTCGCCACGCATTCGGACGGGGTGGCGGTGCGCTATGTCGCTGACGCTGTTTCGACGTGGCCGTCCACGGCGGGTCTCGCGACCGACTGCCTCGGCCAGGGTGTCGCGAAGACGGATGCCGACGCGCCGGGCGTGCCCATCGTCAACCGCTTCTATGCAAAGACGAGTAGTTCGACGGGGGAGCCTGAGCTGTATTGCGAAGGAACGGGAGGCAACTCTTCGCAGCCGCTTGTCGAAGGCGTCGAGCGCGTGCGCTTGCGGTATTGGCTCGCGGGCGCATCGTCGGCGATGGACGCGGCGGCGTTGACACCCGCGCAATGGACCAATGTCGTCGCCGTCGATCTCTGCGTGCTCGTTCGAGGCACGCCGCAGGTCGCGCGGACGAGTTATGTCGATTGCGACGGTATATCGGCCGTCGGTTCGGATCTGCGTGTGAGGCGTGCATTCTGGCGGCGCGTCGCGATTCGAAACAACGAGGGAGCTATTACATGA
- the nrdR gene encoding transcriptional regulator NrdR, translating to MRCPFCRHEDTQVVDSRVSEDGAAIRRRRRCPACDKRFTTYERVELALPSVVKKDGSRTEFDRRKIVASMQLALRKRPVAADAVDAAASRIEYQLLGSGEREVRSERLGELVMNELRALDTIAYVRFASVYRRFEDVSEFEDVIEEFRRMNAPAAPAKPSRKR from the coding sequence ATGCGCTGCCCCTTCTGCCGGCATGAGGACACACAGGTCGTCGACTCGCGTGTGTCGGAAGACGGCGCCGCGATCCGGCGCCGCCGCCGTTGCCCGGCCTGCGACAAGCGTTTCACGACGTACGAGCGGGTCGAGCTGGCGTTGCCCTCGGTCGTGAAGAAGGACGGCAGCCGCACGGAATTCGATCGCCGCAAGATCGTCGCGAGCATGCAACTGGCGCTGCGCAAGCGTCCAGTTGCTGCCGACGCCGTCGATGCCGCCGCATCGCGCATCGAGTATCAACTGCTCGGCAGCGGCGAGCGCGAAGTGCGCAGCGAGCGTCTTGGCGAACTCGTGATGAACGAACTGCGTGCGCTCGACACCATCGCGTACGTGCGCTTCGCTTCCGTGTACCGGCGTTTCGAAGATGTCTCCGAATTCGAAGACGTCATTGAAGAGTTTCGCCGGATGAACGCTCCGGCCGCGCCCGCGAAGCCTTCGCGCAAGCGCTGA
- the tolR gene encoding protein TolR: MAGSVRSSMRGSRSRRAMADINVVPYIDVMLVLLVIFMVTAPLVAPSIVNLPTVGGAAPQQQTPPVVVNIKADGNMNVKYKDDAGATQQETMTQADLRSFVTDRQASHPDQPVVIAADKTVKYEVVMNVMSDLKARGVKRVGLLVKSQ; encoded by the coding sequence ATGGCCGGTTCAGTTCGTTCCAGCATGCGCGGCAGCCGCTCGCGCCGCGCGATGGCCGACATCAACGTCGTGCCGTACATCGACGTGATGCTCGTGCTGCTCGTGATTTTCATGGTGACGGCGCCGCTCGTGGCGCCGTCCATCGTGAATCTGCCGACGGTCGGCGGCGCCGCGCCGCAACAGCAGACGCCGCCCGTCGTCGTCAACATCAAGGCCGACGGCAACATGAATGTGAAGTACAAGGACGACGCGGGCGCGACCCAGCAGGAGACGATGACGCAGGCCGATCTGCGCAGCTTCGTCACTGACCGTCAGGCTTCGCACCCCGATCAGCCCGTCGTGATCGCCGCCGACAAGACGGTCAAGTATGAAGTCGTGATGAACGTGATGTCCGACCTGAAGGCTCGCGGCGTCAAGCGCGTTGGATTGCTCGTCAAATCGCAATGA
- the tolQ gene encoding protein TolQ, translating into MNTTQDLSIISLVLNASLLAQAVMALLLLLSLMSWTFIFRKWFAIRRARAQTERFERDFWSGGDLQALYQSAANNRHTIGALERIFESGMREFLKGKEKRINDPGAILDGARRAMRAAFQREMDVLEANLAFLASVGSVSPYIGLFGTVWGIMNAFRGLANVQQATLANVAPGIAEALTATAIGLFAAIPAVVAYNRYAHDIDRLAIRFETFIEEFSNILQRQAH; encoded by the coding sequence ATGAACACTACACAAGATCTGTCGATCATTTCCCTCGTTCTCAATGCGAGCCTGCTGGCGCAGGCAGTGATGGCGCTGCTGTTGTTGCTGTCGCTGATGTCGTGGACTTTCATCTTCCGCAAGTGGTTTGCGATTCGCCGTGCGCGGGCGCAGACTGAGCGTTTCGAACGCGATTTCTGGTCGGGCGGCGACCTGCAGGCGCTGTACCAGAGCGCCGCGAACAACCGTCACACGATCGGCGCGCTCGAACGTATTTTCGAGTCGGGCATGCGCGAGTTCCTGAAGGGCAAGGAAAAGCGGATCAACGATCCGGGCGCGATTCTCGACGGCGCACGCCGCGCCATGCGCGCTGCGTTCCAGCGTGAAATGGACGTGCTCGAAGCCAACCTCGCGTTCCTCGCTTCCGTTGGTTCGGTCAGCCCGTATATCGGTCTGTTCGGCACGGTGTGGGGCATCATGAATGCGTTCCGCGGCCTCGCCAACGTCCAGCAGGCCACGCTCGCGAACGTCGCGCCCGGCATCGCCGAGGCACTGACGGCAACGGCCATCGGCCTCTTCGCCGCGATCCCCGCCGTGGTCGCCTATAACCGTTACGCGCACGACATCGATCGCCTCGCGATCCGCTTCGAAACCTTCATCGAAGAGTTCTCGAACATCCTGCAGCGTCAGGCCCATTAA
- a CDS encoding phage holin family protein, whose amino-acid sequence MIDTQSQSGDRGPLRRILSSFFSILQTRLELIGIELAEEKDRLLMVLFMGLAAMMLATMALIALTALIAIAFWDTYRWQALAGITIVYAVAAIACALRARSGLHNAPMIFEATLHEFEKDRDIFRKR is encoded by the coding sequence ATGATCGATACACAATCGCAGAGCGGGGACCGCGGGCCATTGCGGCGCATTCTCAGTTCGTTCTTTTCGATCCTGCAGACACGGCTCGAACTGATCGGCATCGAACTGGCCGAAGAAAAAGACCGGCTGCTGATGGTCCTGTTCATGGGCCTCGCGGCCATGATGCTCGCGACGATGGCATTGATCGCGCTGACCGCGCTGATCGCGATCGCGTTCTGGGACACCTACCGGTGGCAGGCGCTCGCGGGCATCACGATCGTCTATGCGGTGGCGGCGATCGCGTGCGCATTGCGGGCTCGCAGCGGCTTGCACAATGCCCCGATGATCTTCGAAGCCACGCTCCACGAGTTCGAAAAAGACCGCGACATTTTCCGCAAACGCTGA
- a CDS encoding DUF883 family protein — translation MSEVNKERLMSDIKTVLADAEDLLKQAASATGERASELRETALSRLKQAKEKAADVQVVVVEKGKKAARATDDYVHEHPWASIGIAAGVGVVVGLLINRK, via the coding sequence ATGTCGGAAGTCAACAAGGAGAGATTGATGTCGGATATCAAAACCGTACTCGCAGACGCGGAAGATCTGCTGAAGCAGGCCGCGAGCGCCACTGGCGAACGCGCTTCTGAACTGCGCGAGACGGCGCTCTCGCGTCTCAAGCAGGCGAAGGAAAAGGCAGCCGACGTGCAGGTCGTGGTCGTCGAGAAAGGCAAGAAAGCCGCTCGCGCCACGGACGACTATGTCCACGAGCATCCGTGGGCGTCGATCGGCATTGCAGCCGGTGTCGGCGTGGTGGTTGGCCTGCTGATCAATCGCAAGTAA
- a CDS encoding pilus assembly PilX family protein: MIPPRSRSQRRRARSRGIALPVVLLIAAMMLTTSAAWFEQTVAAARNASAIYDHLIAMHAADSALTACARNLLNGSLSGVPGASGEPAGWKSQAMFESNSIAPFASWPISLSFRAPQCLAETWRLTNRANAQAYLLTARGYGRNQDSQAWLQLQLVIDGGAVEKHWRRIAARPF, encoded by the coding sequence ATGATCCCTCCACGAAGCAGGTCGCAGCGACGGCGCGCGCGAAGCCGGGGCATTGCGCTACCCGTCGTGCTGCTGATTGCCGCGATGATGCTGACGACTTCGGCCGCGTGGTTCGAGCAAACAGTGGCGGCTGCGCGAAACGCGTCAGCCATCTACGACCATCTGATCGCGATGCATGCCGCGGATTCGGCGTTGACCGCATGCGCGCGCAATCTCCTCAACGGATCGCTTTCGGGCGTACCGGGCGCCAGCGGCGAGCCCGCCGGCTGGAAGTCGCAGGCAATGTTCGAATCCAATTCGATCGCGCCATTCGCCTCATGGCCTATATCGCTGTCGTTTCGCGCTCCGCAATGCCTGGCCGAAACGTGGCGATTGACGAATCGCGCAAACGCGCAGGCTTATCTCCTCACCGCGAGAGGCTATGGACGCAATCAGGATTCGCAGGCGTGGCTGCAATTGCAATTGGTGATCGACGGCGGCGCAGTCGAAAAACATTGGCGCCGTATCGCTGCGCGCCCCTTCTGA
- a CDS encoding acyl-CoA dehydrogenase, whose product MAAAAQFNWEDPLLLNQQLTEEERMVRDAAYAYAQDKLAPRVLEAFRHEKTDVAIFREMGELGLLGPTIPEQYGGPGLNYVSYGLIAREVERVDSGYRSMMSVQSSLVMVPIFEFGSDAQKDKYLPKLASGEWIGCFGLTEPNHGSDPGSMVTRAKKVDGGYSLSGSKMWITNSPIADVFVVWAQLETDGKDEIRGFILEKGWKGLSAPAVHGKVGLRASITGEIVLDEVFVPEENLMPGVKGLRGPFTCLNSARYGIAWGALGAAESCWHTARQYTLDRKQFGRPLAANQLIQKKLADMQTEITLGLQGVLRLGRMKDEGTAAVEITSIMKRNSCGKSLDIARMARDMLGGNGISDEFGVARHLVNLEVVNTYEGTHDIHALILGRAQTGIQAFF is encoded by the coding sequence ATGGCAGCCGCCGCGCAGTTCAATTGGGAAGACCCGCTGCTCCTGAACCAGCAGCTCACGGAAGAAGAACGCATGGTGCGCGACGCCGCGTACGCTTATGCGCAGGACAAGCTCGCGCCGCGCGTGCTCGAAGCGTTCCGCCACGAGAAGACGGACGTCGCGATCTTCCGCGAAATGGGCGAACTCGGCCTGCTCGGCCCGACCATTCCCGAGCAGTACGGCGGCCCGGGCCTGAACTACGTGAGCTACGGACTGATCGCGCGTGAGGTCGAGCGCGTGGATTCGGGCTATCGCTCGATGATGTCAGTGCAGTCGTCGCTGGTGATGGTCCCCATCTTCGAATTCGGCTCCGACGCGCAGAAAGACAAATACCTGCCGAAGCTCGCTTCGGGCGAATGGATCGGCTGCTTCGGGCTGACCGAGCCGAATCACGGCTCCGATCCGGGCAGCATGGTCACGCGCGCGAAGAAGGTCGACGGCGGCTATTCGCTGTCCGGTTCGAAGATGTGGATCACCAATTCGCCGATCGCGGACGTGTTCGTCGTCTGGGCGCAGCTCGAAACCGACGGCAAGGACGAGATTCGCGGCTTCATTCTTGAGAAAGGCTGGAAGGGTTTGAGCGCGCCGGCAGTTCACGGCAAGGTCGGTCTGCGTGCGTCGATCACGGGTGAGATCGTTCTCGATGAAGTCTTCGTGCCGGAAGAAAATCTGATGCCGGGCGTGAAAGGCCTGCGCGGACCGTTCACGTGTCTGAACTCGGCGCGTTATGGCATCGCGTGGGGCGCACTCGGCGCGGCGGAATCGTGCTGGCACACGGCGCGTCAGTACACGCTCGACCGCAAGCAGTTCGGTCGTCCGCTCGCCGCGAACCAGCTGATCCAGAAGAAGCTCGCCGACATGCAAACCGAAATCACGCTCGGTCTGCAAGGCGTGCTGCGCCTCGGACGGATGAAGGACGAAGGCACGGCGGCCGTCGAAATCACGTCGATCATGAAGCGCAATTCATGCGGCAAGTCGCTCGACATCGCGCGCATGGCGCGTGACATGCTCGGCGGCAACGGCATTTCGGACGAATTCGGCGTGGCACGGCATCTGGTGAATCTGGAAGTGGTGAACACGTACGAAGGCACGCACGATATCCACGCGCTGATTCTCGGACGCGCACAGACGGGCATTCAGGCGTTCTTCTGA
- the glyA gene encoding serine hydroxymethyltransferase: MFDRAQSTIANVDPEIWNAIQDENRRQEEHIELIASENYTSPAVMAAQGSQLTNKYAEGYPGKRYYGGCEYVDVVEQLAIDRVKQLFGAEAANVQPNSGSQANQGVFFAMLKPGDTIMGMSLAHGGHLTHGSPVNMSGKWFNVISYGLNEAEDIDYDAAEKLAQEHKPKIIVAGASAFALRIDFERLSKIAKSVGAYLMVDMAHYAGLIAAGVYPNPVPFADFVTTTTHKSLRGPRGGVILMKAEFEKQINSAIFPGIQGGPLMHVIAGKAVAFKEALAPEFKEYQQRVVENARVLAETLVKRGLRIVSGRTESHVMLVDLRAKKITGKAAEAALGAAHITVNKNAIPNDPEKPFVTSGVRLGSPAMTTRGFGTKEAEQVGNLIADVLDNPEDTATIERVRAQVAELTKRFPVYR; the protein is encoded by the coding sequence ATGTTTGACAGAGCCCAAAGCACCATCGCCAACGTCGATCCGGAAATCTGGAACGCCATCCAGGACGAAAACCGCCGTCAGGAAGAGCACATCGAACTGATCGCGTCGGAAAACTACACGAGCCCGGCCGTGATGGCCGCACAGGGCTCGCAGCTCACCAACAAGTACGCCGAAGGCTATCCCGGCAAGCGCTACTACGGCGGCTGCGAATACGTTGACGTCGTCGAGCAGCTCGCGATCGACCGCGTGAAGCAGCTGTTCGGCGCCGAAGCTGCGAACGTCCAGCCGAACTCGGGTTCGCAGGCCAACCAGGGCGTGTTCTTCGCGATGCTCAAGCCGGGCGACACGATCATGGGCATGAGCCTCGCGCACGGCGGCCACCTGACGCACGGCTCGCCCGTCAACATGTCGGGCAAGTGGTTCAACGTGATCAGCTACGGCCTGAACGAAGCCGAAGACATCGACTACGACGCGGCTGAAAAGCTCGCGCAGGAACACAAGCCGAAGATCATCGTCGCGGGCGCATCGGCGTTCGCGCTGCGCATCGACTTCGAACGTCTGTCGAAGATCGCGAAGTCGGTCGGCGCGTATCTGATGGTCGACATGGCGCACTACGCCGGCCTGATCGCCGCGGGCGTCTATCCGAACCCGGTGCCGTTCGCCGACTTCGTCACGACGACCACGCACAAGAGCCTGCGCGGCCCGCGCGGCGGCGTGATCCTGATGAAGGCCGAATTCGAGAAGCAGATCAACTCGGCGATTTTCCCGGGCATCCAGGGCGGTCCGCTGATGCACGTGATCGCCGGCAAGGCTGTCGCGTTCAAGGAAGCGCTGGCGCCCGAGTTCAAGGAATATCAGCAGCGCGTGGTCGAGAACGCACGCGTGCTGGCTGAGACGCTCGTCAAGCGCGGTCTGCGCATCGTGTCGGGCCGCACGGAAAGCCACGTGATGTTGGTCGACCTGCGCGCGAAGAAGATCACGGGCAAGGCTGCGGAAGCGGCGCTCGGCGCGGCGCACATCACCGTCAACAAGAACGCGATTCCGAACGATCCGGAAAAGCCGTTCGTGACGAGCGGTGTCCGTCTGGGCTCGCCTGCAATGACGACGCGCGGTTTCGGCACGAAGGAAGCCGAGCAGGTCGGCAACCTGATCGCTGACGTGCTGGACAACCCGGAAGACACGGCGACGATCGAGCGCGTTCGCGCGCAGGTCGCCGAGCTGACGAAGCGTTTTCCGGTTTACCGCTAA
- a CDS encoding prepilin-type N-terminal cleavage/methylation domain-containing protein, translating to MMHAHVSSQRGQTLMEVLVAVAVTAVTVLGLIAVQLAIARDARGMSYRVQAALVADAIAEAARAPNANVAAANQWKTRAASLLPKGDAGIVGGSDPAYARATWAWQASLSYDIIDAPVSCGDGDVPQGMQCVAIAFSR from the coding sequence ATGATGCACGCACATGTCTCGTCGCAACGCGGTCAGACGCTGATGGAAGTGCTGGTCGCCGTGGCTGTAACGGCTGTGACCGTACTTGGCCTGATCGCCGTGCAGCTCGCGATTGCCCGCGATGCGCGTGGGATGTCTTATCGCGTGCAGGCCGCACTTGTCGCCGATGCAATCGCAGAGGCGGCGCGTGCGCCGAACGCTAACGTGGCGGCAGCCAATCAATGGAAGACACGCGCGGCGAGCCTGCTGCCGAAAGGCGATGCCGGCATTGTCGGCGGGAGCGATCCTGCATACGCACGCGCGACATGGGCGTGGCAGGCAAGTTTGTCGTACGACATCATCGACGCGCCCGTATCGTGCGGCGATGGCGATGTGCCGCAAGGCATGCAGTGTGTCGCGATTGCGTTTTCACGATGA
- the ybgC gene encoding tol-pal system-associated acyl-CoA thioesterase — translation MRAMNMSDSQSGAEVGGFIWPIRVYYEDTDAGGIVFYANYLKFFERARTEWLRACGVDQRKLADETGALFVVRSTALDYRAPARLDDMLRIVSRIEKLGRASVDFAQEAWRGDTLLATGTIRVGCVDSKSMKPAAIPPPVHAALQREPDSNGASMSTAA, via the coding sequence ATGCGCGCCATGAATATGTCTGACAGTCAGTCCGGCGCGGAAGTCGGCGGCTTTATCTGGCCGATTCGCGTGTATTACGAAGACACCGACGCCGGCGGCATCGTGTTTTACGCGAACTACCTGAAATTTTTCGAGCGCGCGCGCACCGAATGGCTGCGCGCGTGCGGCGTCGATCAACGCAAGCTCGCGGATGAAACGGGAGCGCTCTTCGTCGTGCGCAGCACTGCCCTCGACTATCGCGCGCCCGCCCGGCTCGACGACATGCTGCGCATCGTCAGCCGGATCGAGAAGCTTGGCCGCGCGTCGGTGGATTTCGCCCAGGAAGCCTGGCGCGGCGACACGCTGCTGGCGACGGGCACGATCCGCGTCGGTTGCGTCGATTCGAAATCGATGAAACCGGCAGCCATTCCTCCGCCGGTTCACGCCGCTTTGCAGCGCGAACCGGACTCAAACGGCGCCAGCATGTCAACGGCTGCTTAA
- a CDS encoding peroxiredoxin, protein MSLRLGDVAPDFEQESSIGRISFHEWLGDSWGVLFSHPADFTPVCTTELGLTAKLASEFEKRNVKTIALSVDNAESHKEWIKDINETQAASVGFPILADGDRKVSQLYDMIHPNANETLTVRSLFVIDPKKKVRLIITYPASTGRNFDEVLRVIDSLQLTDNYQVATPGNWKHGDDVVIVPSLKDEEEIKRKFPKGYKALRPYLRMTPQPNK, encoded by the coding sequence ATGAGTCTACGTCTTGGCGACGTCGCACCCGATTTCGAGCAGGAGTCGAGCATTGGCCGCATCAGTTTCCATGAATGGCTGGGTGACAGCTGGGGCGTTCTGTTTTCGCATCCGGCCGACTTCACGCCTGTCTGCACGACGGAACTCGGCCTGACCGCGAAGCTCGCCAGCGAATTCGAGAAGCGTAACGTGAAGACGATCGCGCTGTCCGTCGACAACGCGGAATCGCATAAGGAGTGGATCAAGGACATCAACGAGACGCAAGCCGCCAGCGTTGGCTTCCCGATCCTCGCTGACGGCGATCGCAAGGTCTCGCAGCTGTACGACATGATTCATCCGAACGCGAACGAAACGCTGACGGTGCGCTCGCTGTTCGTCATCGACCCGAAGAAGAAGGTGCGCCTGATCATCACGTACCCGGCCAGCACGGGCCGCAACTTCGACGAAGTGCTGCGCGTGATCGACTCGCTGCAGCTCACGGACAACTATCAGGTCGCGACGCCCGGCAACTGGAAGCATGGCGACGACGTCGTGATCGTGCCGTCGCTGAAGGACGAGGAAGAGATCAAGCGCAAGTTCCCGAAGGGCTACAAGGCGCTGCGTCCGTATCTGCGGATGACGCCGCAGCCGAACAAGTAA
- a CDS encoding GspH/FimT family pseudopilin → MKQDAQIRRARRGFTLFETLVVIALLAILATLTVPSFVAWHARDQVDARARALLSTLSYARGEALRRGARVTVCRVDAARHCLTAAQPYKTGVVDWSCGWAVMIERASGFYPLRVQPDVASVSIVGALTNLTFTPPAGQVNGSFRSFDIGPRADSKATQGKDWRRCIRIAAGGRARIADGACGAAA, encoded by the coding sequence ATGAAACAGGATGCTCAAATCCGGCGCGCGCGCCGTGGGTTCACGCTGTTCGAAACACTCGTAGTGATCGCGCTGCTGGCGATCCTCGCAACGTTGACGGTGCCTTCGTTCGTTGCATGGCATGCGCGAGATCAGGTCGACGCACGCGCACGCGCGCTGTTGTCCACACTCAGTTATGCGCGCGGCGAGGCATTACGTCGTGGTGCCCGGGTCACCGTGTGCCGCGTCGATGCCGCGCGCCACTGTCTCACGGCGGCACAGCCGTACAAGACGGGTGTGGTCGACTGGTCGTGTGGATGGGCCGTGATGATCGAGCGTGCGAGCGGCTTCTATCCGTTGCGCGTGCAGCCTGACGTTGCGTCAGTGAGCATCGTGGGAGCGCTCACCAATCTGACGTTCACGCCGCCCGCGGGCCAGGTCAATGGCAGCTTCCGAAGCTTCGATATCGGGCCGCGCGCCGATTCGAAGGCGACACAAGGCAAGGACTGGCGGCGCTGCATTCGCATCGCGGCGGGCGGACGCGCCCGCATCGCCGACGGTGCTTGCGGAGCGGCAGCATGA